A single Glycine soja cultivar W05 chromosome 14, ASM419377v2, whole genome shotgun sequence DNA region contains:
- the LOC114384678 gene encoding cysteine proteinase RD21A-like: protein MFTAPFPHSLSHLSPKTSPVGSSSSITTTSSKTMTMAMATILLLFTVFAVSSALDMSIISYDNAHAATSRSDEELMSMYEQWLVKHGKVYNALGEKEKRFQIFKDNLRFIDDHNSQEDRTYKLGLNRFADLTNEEYRAKYLGTKIDPNRRLGKTPSNRYAPRVGDKLPESVDWRKEGAVPPVKDQGGCGSCWAFSAIGAVEGINKIVTGELISLSEQELVDCDTGYNEGCNGGLMDYAFEFIINNGGIDSEEDYPYRGVDGRCDTYRKNAKVVSIDDYEDVPAYDELALKKAVANQPVSVAIEGGGREFQLYVSGVFTGRCGTALDHGVVAVGYGTANGHDYWIVRNSWGPSWGEDGYIRLERNLANSRSGKCGIAIEPSYPLKNGPNPPNPGPSPPSPVKPPNVCDNYYSCADSATCCCIFEFGNACFEWGCCPLEGATCCDDHYSCCPNDYPICNTYAGTCLKSKNNPFGVKALRRTPAKPHWTFGRKNKVSSA, encoded by the exons ATGTTCACTGCACCTTTTCCCCACTCACTCTCTCACCTTTCTCCTAAAACATCTCCAGtgggttcttcttcttctattacAACAACGTCGTCCAAGACCATGACCATGGCCATGGCCACGATCCTGCTCCTGTTCACGGTCTTCGCGGTTTCATCGGCCCTAGACATGTCGATAATCTCGTACGACAACGCCCACGCCGCCACGTCGCGCAGCGACGAGGAGCTGATGTCCATGTACGAGCAGTGGCTGGTGAAGCACGGCAAGGTGTACAACGCGCTCGGGGAGAAGGAGAAGAGGTTCCAGATCTTCAAGGACAACCTGCGATTCATCGACGACCACAACTCCCAAGAGGACCGAACCTACAAGCTCGGACTGAACCGGTTCGCGGATCTCACCAACGAGGAGTACAGGGCCAAGTACTTGGGAACCAAGATCGATCCCAACCGGAGGCTCGGCAAGACCCCGAGCAACCGATACGCGCCACGTGTCGGCGACAAACTACCTGAATCGGTTGATTGGAGGAAGGAAGGTGCTGTTCCTCCAGTCAAAGACCAAGGAGGCTGTG ggaGCTGTTGGGCATTCTCAGCAATCGGTGCAGTGGAAGGAATAAATAAGATAGTGACAGGTGAACTGATTTCGTTATCAGAACAAGAATTGGTGGATTGTGATACAGGATATAACGAAGGATGCAATGGAGGACTTATGGACTATGCATTTGAGTTCATTATCAACAATGGCGGCATTGATTCCGAAGAGGATTACCCTTACCGTGGTGTTGATGGTAGATGTGACACATATAGG AAAAATGCTAAGGTTGTTTCTATTGATGACTACGAAGATGTTCCTGCCTATGATGAGTTAGCTTTGAAAAAGGCTGTTGCAAATCAGCCCGTCAGTGTAGCTATTGAAGGAGGGGGCAGGGAATTTCAATTATATGTATCT GGTGTATTCACTGGGAGATGTGGCACAGCACTAGATCATGGTGTTGTGGCTGTTGGGTATGGTACAGCTAATGGTCATGATTATTGGATCGTAAGGAATTCATGGGGTCCTAGCTGGGGAGAAGATGGCTACATCAGGTTAGAAAGAAATCTTGCTAACAGCAGATCAGGCAAGTGTGGAATTGCAATTGAGCCATCTTATCCCCTTAAGAATGGTCCAAATCCACCTAATCCTGGACCATCACCCCCTTCACCTGTGAAGCCACCAAATGTCTGTGACAACTACTACAGCTGTGCTGATAGTGCTACTTGTTGCTGTATTTTCGAGTTCGGAAATGCTTGCTTTGAGTGGGGTTGCTGTCCTCTTGAGGGTGCTACCTGCTGTGATGACCACTACAGTTGCTGCCCTAACGACTATCCCATCTGCAACACTTATGCTGGAACTTGTCTCAAG AGCAAGAACAACCCATTCGGAGTGAAGGCATTGAGGCGTACTCCGGCTAAACCCCATTGGACCTTTGGGCGTAAGAACAAGGTCAGCAGTGCTTAA